ATGCTTGATGACTTCAATATAGGAAATTCCCACATATTCCACCATCAGAAAAGCCGCAGCACCCATTACCGGCGGGGTCAACTGACCGTTTGTGGACGAGGCCACTTCAACTGCGCCGGCCTTCTCAGGAGAAAAACCAACCTTTTTCATGAGTGGAATTGTAAATGTCCCCGTCGTCACCACATTGGCAATGGATGAGCCGGAAACCAACCCGGTCATGGCTGAGGATACAACCGCAGCCTTTGCCGGCCCACCCCGCAGATGACCAAGCCCCGCGAAAGCGGTTCTGATAAAATAGTTGCCGGCCCCGGCTGCCTCCAGAAGCGAGCCGAACAGGACAAACATGAAAACCATACCAGTGGAAACCCCCAGAGCAACACCATATACACCCTCAGTTGTCAACCAGTAGTGAGTCATTCCCTTGGAGAAACTGGCCCCTTTATGGGCAATGACCTCAGGCATATATGGACCCGCAAAAGTGTACAGGATAAATACCATAGCCACAACCATCAGCGGAGGGCCAAGTGCACGCCGGGTAGCTTCCAGCAACAGGATAAGCCCAACAAGAGATACACCAAGATCAAGCATTGTCGGTTGTCCCGGACGGGTGGAGAGATCAGAATAAAATAGAAACAGATACGCTGCACAGAAAGCAGCTATGAAAGCCACGATCCAGTCCTGGATCGGGATATATTGCTTCGGCGAAGATTTAAAGGTCGGAAATGCAGTGTAGGCTAGAAAGACAGCAAAAGCCAGGTGAATCGCTCTTGCCTCAGTATCATTTAAGACAAAAATATTAAATAAAAAAGGTAGCGGAGATGCGTACCAGAGCTGGAAAAGAGTCCAGCAGAGTGGTACAAAAAAAAGGACTTTCTTAGAGATTTTTCCCTGAGGATTACGACCGCCTGTGTCCGCTTCTGCGACCATCTCCTGTATATGTTCACTGGGTAATGGCTTTTCGGTAGGTTGAGTCATTTCGACGACTTCTCCTTTTCATTCCTGAAACAGTAACTGAAAATTTGGAATCCCCGACCGGGCAGCACCCGGCAGGAAAACCGTCAATGCGAATACAGATACTTCTCTATGTGATGAATTTATTACATAATGAAAAACCTGTGGTGAAGATAAAAAAGAATGTGCAGCCGTGGAACCCGGCTGCACATGAAATTACAGAGTATGGCTGATGCTTACATCAGACCTGCTTCTTTATAATACTTGACGGCACCCGCATGAAGAGGAGCGGAAAGACCGGCTTTGATCATTTCCTCTTTCTTCAAGGTCGCAAAGGCAGGATGGAGCTTTTTAAACTGGTCGAAATTCTCGAAAACAGCTTTAACTATATTATAGATAACCTTCTCAGGTACCTTGGAGGACGTTACGAATGTTGCAGCAACACCAAACGTTTTGGTATCGGCATCAGTTCCCCTGTACATGCCACCGGGAATAACTGCTTTTTTGTAATAGGGCTTTTCTGCAACCAGCGCATCAATTTCAGGTCCTTCAACGTTGACCAGAACAGCATCACAGGAAGTGGTTGCCTCTTTGATGGAACCATTCGGAAAACCCACGACATATACCATGGCATCAATCTTGTTATCACAGAGAGCCTTGGACTGTTCAGCTGCCTTAAGCTCAGAGGCCAGTTTGAAATCAGATTTCTTCCAGCCCATTTTTTTCATGACAACTTCCATGGTACCACGCTGTCCGGAACCCGGATTACCTATATTAACCCGCTTTCCTTTCAGGTCTTTAAAATTCTTTATACCGGCATCCGCCCTGGCAACAACGGTAAACGGTTCTGAATGGATGGAAAATACTGAACGCAGATCCTTATTTGGTCCCTGCTTTTCAAACTTGCTGGTTCCATGATAAGCATGATACTGCCAGTCAGACTGGGCAACACCCATATCAAGCTCACCGGCCCTGATTGCATTCAGGTTGTATATAGAACCACCTGTACTTTCAACTGTCGCACGAAGTCCATGTTCTTTCTTACCTTTGTTTACCAACCGTGCGATTGCACCACCTGTGGGATAATAAACACCCGTAACACCACCGGTGCCGATGGTCACAAAGGTCTGATCAGCTGCCATGACACTGGTTGCTGAACTCAACGCAGTGACACAACCAAATGCAATTGCTGCCATTAAAGATGCTGTCCGTTTCATACTTTTTCTCCCTCATTTTCATTAATTACCTTCCCCCCGACTCCGAAAAAAAATCGAGGAAACAAAAAACACATCCGTCATGTGTAATCGACATTTTCAGGCGTCCATCACACATTCTGTCCAGTCTTGAAAGACTGCAGACAAAAATACACATCACAACAATTTAAATGAGAAGTCAAGCTTTTTTCAAAGAGTTTCAAATGATTTTTTCGTAAATCTTTCACCAGGCCGAACAGCCCGTTTTTTCTGGCCTTGAGGAATATTACCTCTCTGTTTTTTTTCATCATCTGATATTCCAGCGTTTTCTTGAATACTTGTATGAAAGAGACCTCAAACTCTCCAAAAAAATCCTGGTTGACAACCATCACCCCACCCTCTCCTATTTGAACAATGGCAGAAAAAAAAACCCTGTGGTAAAATAACAGATTACTTTTTCGTGATAATAAGTGCTACAACAGGCATAATTGCAAAATCGCTGTTGTGCCGGCCCCAAACCATAAAACAGGCAGTAAAAAGCCTCGTGATCAGTTACGATACAATGACCATTCAAAAAATATACAAATATCCCGAACCGGTTCTGCGACAGAAGACAGAAAAAATCACTCTCTTTGACAAGGAACTGACAACCCTTGCGGACGACATGGCCGAAACAATGTACGATGCCCCAGGCATCGGCCTGGCTGCGCCCCAGATTGGCAAGTCTGTAAAACTCATTGTAGTTGATATTTCAGAGGACCGTGAAGAAGATCAGGAATTCATGGCTCTGGTCAATCCGGAGATAACCCAACGGGAGGGTGAGCAACTTGACGAGGAAGGCTGCCTTTCCGTCCCCGAGCTCACAGCCAAGGTCAAGCGGGCGAGGAAAATCACTCTCTCCTACCTGGATCTGGAGGGAAACCCTCAGGAACTGACTGCGGAAGACCGCTTTGCCGTCGTCCTCCAACACGAAATTGATCATCTTAACGGCATTCTGTTTCTTGACCACCTCAGTTCTCTTAAACGAAACCTGTACAAGAAAAAAGTCAGGAAATGGCTGGCCAACAGATAGGAGAAACCATGCCCAGGCAACCTTTACGCATTATTTTCATGGGAACCCCCGATTTTGGCGCATCAACGCTGCGGGCCCTTCTGAAAGGCCCTGATGAAGTCGTTGCTGTGGTCACTCAACCGGATCGCCCGAAAGGTCGTGGCAAAATACTGACGCCTCCTCCGGTCAAACTGCTGGCAGAGGAAAACAACATCCCGGTCCTCCAGCCCACAAAGATAAAAACAGAAGAGTTCAGGAACGGACTGCGCAGCTATCAGCCGGATCTCATGGTTGTTACAGCTTACGGCCGAATCCTCCCCAAACCCCTCCTTGAACTTGCACCGATGGGCTGTATCAACGTCCACGGCTCTCTTTTGCCTCGACACAGGGGAGCTGCTCCCATCCAGTGGTCAATTCTTCTTGGAGACGAAAAAGTTGGAGTGACCATAATTAAAATGGACGAGGGAATGGATACGGGAGATATTCTGCTGAAGGCCGACATGGAACCATCCCCCGGGAAACAGCCGGTACCCTTTTCAAAAAACTCGCTGAACTTGGCGGCGGAACCCTGCTCAAAGCCATAGCGGGGCTCAAGGATGGTACAGTCGCCCCGACGCCCCAGGATCATGAAAAAGCCACCGAAGCACCTTTACTAAAAAAATCAGACGGGCTTATCGACTGGTCAAAAGAGAGTGAAGAAATTGAACGCTTTATCCGCGGACTTGATCCCTGGCCCTGCAGCTATACCTACCTGAAGGGGAAACGGATCAAACTGTTTGCCCCCGAGGTTGTGTACCGTGACAGTGACAGCTCTCCGGGATCCCTGCTTGAAGTCAATAAAAACGGCTTGCTGATCAATTGCGGAAAAAATACTCTTCTCATCAGGGAAATCCAGCCTGAAGGGAAAAAAAGAATGTCGGTGGAGGCATTTCTCTGCGGCACTCCCCTGAAAGCCGGAGTGGTTCTCTCCGGACAGAAACCCGGCAAAGAGCAGTGAGCAGTCCGGCGAACGAAAAAATCTGTTACGCAGACTGCTTTTCCGGTATAAGCGGGGACATGTTCCTGGGTGCTCTGCTGCATTGTGGGCTTGACCGGGAACTCCTGCTGAATGATATCGACAAACTTGGTCTTGAAGAAATTGAATTCTCAGTTGTAAATGAGAAAGAATCCTCAATTTCATGCTGCAGGGTTTTAATACGCTCCCGGCGAAAGCAGGAACTCCGCACCCTGCCCGTCATAATAAACAAGCTTGAAAAAAGTGGGCTTGATGACTCCATCTGTTCAAAAGCGGCTGCGGTTTTTACAGCTATTGCCGAAGCCGAGGCACGAATCCATAATATGCCGGTGGAAAAAGTCCACTTTCATGAAATCGGTGCTGTTGATACCATAATAGATGTTGTAGGCACCCTTGCCGGCCTCCACCATCTTTCTGTTTCCACCCTTTACGCCTCACCGCTTCCCATGGGCCGTGGATTTGTCAACTGCTCCCATGGGAAAATACCCCTGCCCGCACCCGCTGTTACTGAATTGCTACACGATATCCCTGTTTATGGTGTCAATATTCAACAGGAACTGGTTACACCGACCGGAGCGGCACTGCTCAAGGTACTGGCAGGTGATTTCGGTCCAATGCCCCCCATGACAATATCCGCAACCGGTTATGGAGGCGGCAGCCATGTTTTGCCTGATAATCAACCCAATCTGCTGCGACTTGTCATCGGATATGGCAGGCAGGTCAAAGAGAGCCAGGAAGTGCTGGTCATCGAAACAAATCTGGATGACTGGAACCCGGAGACCTTTCCTTTTCTCTGCGAAAAACTGTTTTCCGAAAAAGCCCTGGATGTCAGCCTCACTCCTATTCTGATGAAAAAGGGCCGGCCGGGATACTCTCTACAGGTTATCTGTCATCCGTCAGGCGGACCGGGGATAAAAAATACAATTCTCAGGGAAACTACGTCCATAGGTCTGCGTTTTCGAAAAGAATCAAGGCAGACCATGCCCAGGAAAACTGTGAGTATTGCAACACCCTGGGGTGCTATCAAGGCTAAAAAGGTCCAGGGACCGGACAGGCCTGTTATTTATCCGGAATATGAAGAGTGCAGAAAAATCGCACTCAAAAACAATGTCACCCTGCAGGAGGTTTATGACAGTGTGCGATGCGGGAAAGAGGGATCATCATGAATAAAATCATCATTGCTCTGGCCACAGGCTGCGGTGTGGGAATGATCCCCGTGGCGCCGGGTACATGGGGATCACTGGCTTCCCTCATCCCCTGGTTTTTTATAAAAGACTTTTCACTTCCTGCCTACCTTCTGATTCTGCTCTTCGTCTTTGTTATCGGTTTTTTTGTCTCAGGGTCTGCTGAAAAAATACTTGACCGACCCGATGCGGGTCCAATAGTAATCGATGAAATTCTCGGCATGTTCATAACCCTCACCCTGGCCCCGAATGGTCCTGGCAGCTGGATTCTCGGCTTTGCTCTTTTCCGGATTTTCGATATCTTCAAACCCTTTCCCGTCTCCTGGTTCGACAAAAAAATCCATGGAGGTATTGGCATCATGATGGATGATGTCATGGCCGGACTCTACGCACTGGCTGCCCTGCAGCTTATCTACCTGATCTTTTAACTTGAAACTGCAGCTGCCTGAAATGATGAAAAATGCGGGTTAGTGCCTTGGAGATGAACCTAACCATTTAATTTCAAAACACCTTCCCTGGTTTCTTTTTTATGACAGAACCTTAGGAGTAAGGCATTAAAACCAACAGGAGTTCAAAATTGTACATTTACTTCTTGTCCTTCCTTTTCTTTTTTCTGCTGTCAGCAACACCGCCACTTTGGGCCGCCCCGACCACAGGCAGTCCCCTCCCTCTCTGGGAACTCAGGGTAGCCGCAACCGCCGCCCGACTGCCCCACTACAAGGGATCCGATGAATACAAAAATTACTTCTTCCCCCTGCCCTATCTTATTTACCGGGGGACTTTTTTCAGGCAGACAGAGACAACCTTCGCACTATATTTTACAAAAACAGCAAACTGGAAACAGATATCTCCATGTGGGGAAATCCACCTGTACCTGGAGACAACAGAGCAAGAGAAGGAATGGAGGACCTTGACGCCCTCCTGGAGATCGGACCAGCTCTGAGATATTATTTCCACAGGGATGGTATCAGCGATGGTTTATACCTCAAAGGAGCCGTACGGACAGTTTTTTCTGCCGGCTGGGACGGAGGCCCCGACATCCATTACCAGGGACTGCACAGTGATATTTATCTTATTTTTAAGAACAATTCACTTTTTTCAGCACAGCAACTTCGCTTTCATCTCAGTGCAGGACTGCATTTTGGCGACGCAACATTCAACGAATATTTCTATGAGGTTGGTGAAAAAGATGCTCTCCCTGGGAGAAACGTATATTCTACGGGAGGAGGATATTCCGGTTTTTCCTTGGCCGGTTCTTTTGTGAAACGATTTACTCCGACAGTCAGTTTCGGTTGTTATGGGAGGTGGGACAATATCAGTGGTGCAGAATATGAAAACAGTCCTCTGGTGAAAGAGAATAATAATTACACAATCGGTGCCATGCTTATTTTCACCCTGCTGCAATCCGAAAGACTGCTGCCGTAATTCTTCGGTTAACCTGCACTCCCACAGGGTAACTGATCACAGGATTTGTAACTCTGTGTTTTCATTTACCTTACCCCTGTAAGTGATCAGAGGTTCCGGATGGGAGTGCAGGCTTCAGGTTACAGATTATCCGTCTTTTCCAGAATAATTACACTGCCTTTATATGACACCACAATCAGAAGGACCCAACCCACCAGTAATGCTGTAATCATTTTTTACTCCTTTTCTACCTGCTCCAAACAAGCCAATCTGCTTACCGGAAAATCCCGCCACCGAAGGTCATTTTGCCCCAGTTGAAATTTTCATAACAGTAAAACGATATCATTGTCGGGGCTGAACACTATGATTCAACCCCACTGGTTAATAAGCCTTTTCATCATTAATATCATTCATGCCGATCTTCTTCGAATCCATCTGGCTCCAGACATAAACGACATAGGCCAGAACACCCGGTATCATAAAGGCGACATAAGTCATCGCCGTCAGAGTGAAATGACTTGAAGAGGCATTATAAATAGTGAGACTGGACTGCAGATCCACCTTTGACGGATAAAAGGCCGTATTATTGAACCCCGCCGTGAAAAAGATGGCGAGCCCAACAAATACCGTGCCGAGACCACCAAACCAGATACCTTTTGTGCTTGTGGCAAGACCGGTTCGCAGAACCCCCATAATAACAAGAATAAGACCAACAAGCAGCATACCCAGTACAACCGGCATGGCCAGCAGATTACCCATGTATTTATAGGATACCATGCTGACAATCCCGTTCTCGTCAAAACCGTAGCCATCAATGACAAGAAGAGCCACCAGTACATAGAGAAGAAACGGCAGGGAATAGAGAAAATTCTGCAGACAGGCTTTGCGCAGGCGTGTTTCAAGATTCGGTGCTTCGGAAAAATCTATATTATTGACCAGGTACATGGCCCCGAGGGTCCGTGCATTCAAAACAAGAAACAGCCCCAGAGCCAGATTGAAAAAGGAAAAGGCAGCCTCCACACCCCGAAGGGCATTTGTCCACACCACCTGGTTCAGACTGTTCAGGGTAAAGTTCGAACCGGTAAAAAAGGTACCGACAGCCGCACCGATGAGAAGAATACCCACTGAACCGTTAATAAAGAGAAAGAGTTCATACACCTTTTCCCCCAGGAGATTGCCCGGTTTGGTACGATATTCGTAACTTACAGCCTGAACAATAAAGGTAAAAAGAATCAGCATCCACACCCAGTATGCTCCACCGAAACTGGTGGCATAGAACTTCGGGAAAGCCGCAAAAAGTGCTCCCCCAAAAAGAACCAGGGTGGTAAAAGTCAGTTCCCATTTCCTGCCCAGTGAGTTTATTACCAGGGATCGTTCCACCTCATCTCCCGCAACCTGCCAGAGCAGGGTCTGTCCCCCTTGCACAAAGGTCAGGAAAAGAAAGAGGGCTCCCACAACCGAGCAGATAATCCACCAGATCTGCTGTAGTGTCATTAAATCCAGATTCCCAATCATTTTATACACCCTCCGGTCCTGTTTTTATCTGCTTGAGCATAATTTTAACCTCTGCTATCAGCAGCACGGCAAACAACAAAAAGAAAATCGAGAAAGTCGCGATAACATTGCTTTTGGCAATATTGGTTGTCGCTACCTTCACAGGCATCAAGTTCTGAATGGCCCACGGCTGACGTCCCACCTCAGCTACAACCCAGCCCAGTTCCGAGGCAACCAGTGCCAGAAAGAATGAAAAGAAACCGAGCACCAGCAGCCAGGTCTTATCTTCAAGATTTTCCTTATAAGAAAAATAGAGATAGAGCATCAATAGAAGGATAAAGAAGGAGCCGAGATATACCATGCCATGGAAGGAGTAATAAGAGGAAGCCACAGGGGGAACGAGCTCTTCCGGAGAATCCAGGTAACCAAAACCAAGGTAATCCTGATTGACTTTAAAACGCTCAAGAGCCGCCGCTTTGGCCTCCATATTTCCAGCCTTGTCCGCTGCCTTGATGGCCGCAAGATCAGCAATGGCCGCTTTTCCTCTTTTGATCTTGGCAGCGGCGGGTTCTATACCCTCCGCCTCATTGCCATAGACAAGATCCTTGATTCCGGGCACAAACCCGTTCAGCTCCCGCTTTGCAAGAATTGAAAGTCCTTTGGGCAACGATACTTCAAAAGCAAACGGTTTCTGGCCATCTC
The DNA window shown above is from Desulfomarina profundi and carries:
- a CDS encoding TAXI family TRAP transporter solute-binding subunit — protein: MKRTASLMAAIAFGCVTALSSATSVMAADQTFVTIGTGGVTGVYYPTGGAIARLVNKGKKEHGLRATVESTGGSIYNLNAIRAGELDMGVAQSDWQYHAYHGTSKFEKQGPNKDLRSVFSIHSEPFTVVARADAGIKNFKDLKGKRVNIGNPGSGQRGTMEVVMKKMGWKKSDFKLASELKAAEQSKALCDNKIDAMVYVVGFPNGSIKEATTSCDAVLVNVEGPEIDALVAEKPYYKKAVIPGGMYRGTDADTKTFGVAATFVTSSKVPEKVIYNIVKAVFENFDQFKKLHPAFATLKKEEMIKAGLSAPLHAGAVKYYKEAGLM
- the def gene encoding peptide deformylase produces the protein MTIQKIYKYPEPVLRQKTEKITLFDKELTTLADDMAETMYDAPGIGLAAPQIGKSVKLIVVDISEDREEDQEFMALVNPEITQREGEQLDEEGCLSVPELTAKVKRARKITLSYLDLEGNPQELTAEDRFAVVLQHEIDHLNGILFLDHLSSLKRNLYKKKVRKWLANR
- a CDS encoding methionyl-tRNA formyltransferase — translated: MPRQPLRIIFMGTPDFGASTLRALLKGPDEVVAVVTQPDRPKGRGKILTPPPVKLLAEENNIPVLQPTKIKTEEFRNGLRSYQPDLMVVTAYGRILPKPLLELAPMGCINVHGSLLPRHRGAAPIQWSILLGDEKVGVTIIKMDEGMDTGDILLKADMEPSPGKQPVPFSKNSLNLAAEPCSKP
- a CDS encoding DNA-3-methyladenine glycosylase; protein product: MRGLDPWPCSYTYLKGKRIKLFAPEVVYRDSDSSPGSLLEVNKNGLLINCGKNTLLIREIQPEGKKRMSVEAFLCGTPLKAGVVLSGQKPGKEQ
- the larC gene encoding nickel pincer cofactor biosynthesis protein LarC; its protein translation is MSSPANEKICYADCFSGISGDMFLGALLHCGLDRELLLNDIDKLGLEEIEFSVVNEKESSISCCRVLIRSRRKQELRTLPVIINKLEKSGLDDSICSKAAAVFTAIAEAEARIHNMPVEKVHFHEIGAVDTIIDVVGTLAGLHHLSVSTLYASPLPMGRGFVNCSHGKIPLPAPAVTELLHDIPVYGVNIQQELVTPTGAALLKVLAGDFGPMPPMTISATGYGGGSHVLPDNQPNLLRLVIGYGRQVKESQEVLVIETNLDDWNPETFPFLCEKLFSEKALDVSLTPILMKKGRPGYSLQVICHPSGGPGIKNTILRETTSIGLRFRKESRQTMPRKTVSIATPWGAIKAKKVQGPDRPVIYPEYEECRKIALKNNVTLQEVYDSVRCGKEGSS
- a CDS encoding phosphatidylglycerophosphatase A family protein, which produces MNKIIIALATGCGVGMIPVAPGTWGSLASLIPWFFIKDFSLPAYLLILLFVFVIGFFVSGSAEKILDRPDAGPIVIDEILGMFITLTLAPNGPGSWILGFALFRIFDIFKPFPVSWFDKKIHGGIGIMMDDVMAGLYALAALQLIYLIF
- a CDS encoding MipA/OmpV family protein, with product MQKLLLPPALSYLPGDFFQADRDNLRTIFYKNSKLETDISMWGNPPVPGDNRAREGMEDLDALLEIGPALRYYFHRDGISDGLYLKGAVRTVFSAGWDGGPDIHYQGLHSDIYLIFKNNSLFSAQQLRFHLSAGLHFGDATFNEYFYEVGEKDALPGRNVYSTGGGYSGFSLAGSFVKRFTPTVSFGCYGRWDNISGAEYENSPLVKENNNYTIGAMLIFTLLQSERLLP
- the cydB gene encoding cytochrome d ubiquinol oxidase subunit II → MIGNLDLMTLQQIWWIICSVVGALFLFLTFVQGGQTLLWQVAGDEVERSLVINSLGRKWELTFTTLVLFGGALFAAFPKFYATSFGGAYWVWMLILFTFIVQAVSYEYRTKPGNLLGEKVYELFLFINGSVGILLIGAAVGTFFTGSNFTLNSLNQVVWTNALRGVEAAFSFFNLALGLFLVLNARTLGAMYLVNNIDFSEAPNLETRLRKACLQNFLYSLPFLLYVLVALLVIDGYGFDENGIVSMVSYKYMGNLLAMPVVLGMLLVGLILVIMGVLRTGLATSTKGIWFGGLGTVFVGLAIFFTAGFNNTAFYPSKVDLQSSLTIYNASSSHFTLTAMTYVAFMIPGVLAYVVYVWSQMDSKKIGMNDINDEKAY